Genomic segment of Arachis hypogaea cultivar Tifrunner chromosome 11, arahy.Tifrunner.gnm2.J5K5, whole genome shotgun sequence:
ATGGCAGTTTAAGATATTTGTAAGAGATTTTGATGTCTAAgtcagtaaaaatttaaataaattttagtgAAAATTGGATAAATCATTTACCTGACTGATCTACGTATTTATTAAGTAAGTCCATAGACTAAGTCATCAGTCATGTGATTTTTATCTGCTCAGAGTGGAGAGTTATTCCTCATTGTGTAGGAAGTTACTGCCAGTAGGCAGTTGTACCACTACAATCCATATAATTGAAGTATTGGATAGATAATTTTACTTGCTCCCCGAGTTAAGTCAGACTCAGGTCTAGGAACCCAAGTTTGATGTAGTTCAGGTAAATAACCACCGTGTGGATTTGACCTCATTAATGGATAAGGTGGGCCTTGCTGTTTTACTCATGAGAAACTTATCTTCTTTGGGTTTTATAGAGGTTGGACCCATTTTATGGGTCCAAGTATGAACACCTTACATTATATTTTAGAATAAACTGTTTTTTTATCCATGAATATTTCAAAATGTTGCAAATCTACTCACGAGAAAATGAATCTAACTTTATACCCAGGGGATTCTATTGATAAAATTatccaaattcaaaaaaatcattaaaattttcaaattatcctcTAATAAAATCCAACTAACTCCAACTATAATACTACTCTGTCTCCAATCACCAATCCTTCACTATCACTATCACCAGTCCTATCTCACCTTAACTTTGCACTTACCTATAAATTGAGAGAACATCAACAATGTCATTAGCTATTGCCTTGCAATAAACATCGGGCTTCTCTACTTTTGACATATCAGAAACCTATGATGTACGAACACTGACACGGACACGACACGACACAAAATACACGGATATACGAATTTAAATTCTTATAAGACACAGAGAtacggtatatatatataaattataaattattttttagataaattataatgatattttgatatttgttgatattaaaatataaattaatttttaactgtcttaatgtctttttttaattatataaattatttagaaaatctttttgttttaataaataatatatactagttttaaattcatttttaaaatacatgttaagaataaggttggacacactgacacgtgatggtatttaggtgtgtccaagcgtgtccgaagaagaattttttattaagGCACGGTTGGACACAAGAGAGCCACGCGTGTCAGACAATTGTTGATGagtgtcgtgtccaaaatgtgtTCGACACGTGAACACGATAACTTAGCAAAGTATTCGTACTTTATAGTCAGAAGCATTCCCCAAAGGTTTTTCATTCGAATATGCAGTTGTAGACCAAATCTAGCTTAAATTCCTTTACTTGGATGTGAAACAGTCAAGTTCCTAATAAACAAATTCCAATGTAATAATCTTTTCGATAAGCTATTTCCATCGACACATTCAATCAATTTTAATCCCAAAGTACAAGGCCAAAGCTCAACAAGTTTTAATTgttagaaggaaaaaaaatacacaaagaaCCATTCATATTTCATAGTAAGATTTAATGGGATTTGGACAGAACTTTGggatagagagaaaaagagaagcaAAACCTGTTACTAAGATCGACAAAAGAGATATCGAGAATGAGAGTGAAAATGTATTCGTCGAAAATTGAAGTTTGCTTAGGAAGGAGGTAGTTTTTTCTCACGACCATTGACGATCAAGTCGTTGCTGTAGCCCAGCAATACTATCAAAAGCtcatgaaatatattttttttttaaattagaggtTTTAGCGCACAATGTAACTATGGATTGTGATGACGGTTCATGTGAATTTTGTGAGGGATTGTAAATTATTAATGATGTTATTGATTAACAATGTAAAAGATAAGGTAAGGCTAGCTGGTGGTGGCGATATATAAGATTAGATTCACTTTTTTCATAGGTAAATTTATCGGTATAttgtaggggtggcaaaacgggctGAATCTGTTGGGCCAACATGCCAAACATGCTAAAAAATGCGGGTCGGGTTAGATTTTGGAAtccaccaaattaaaaaaatttgccaaacccGCACTGTCAAATTTGCGacttttggcggggcggggcgggccgaCCCGCCTGgccaaggatttttattttttttattaaataaaagagtgattactactataaaattaataattatataatttttaaacacttttttttttcattttttgcttttattcttcttttagttattaattttatttattttattttacaatttcgtatatgtGCTTAAAATATGtggcttattttttaaaataaagatggtcctattgataaatattattttgaacaattttattgaagttaaaaattttaaaaaaaaaagatagtaaaaaaattatttataatttgactattttttatttgtatttaattttttaattattatttttttattaattttaatgaattttatttttttttaaaataatatattttatattttatatattttattatttatttgattataatttaatttgatcaCCGCAGCCCTCACAGCACTGCAGCACCGCGTCGTTATCATCGTCGAGCTCGCTCTCTCTGTGTTCGCCGGTGTCGCTTCCTCTCTCGTCGTCGTCACTCGCCTTCCTCCTCGCCGCCGGTAAACACTGTGGCTTGGACTTTGATAATACTTGGATGTTGATAATACTCTGTTCGTACTTCGCAGCCATCTCCTCATCGTCTGTTTGCTGGATTAGGGTTTAgtaattgattttgataataCTTATTATTTGTTAGTAATTGATTTGCTGATTAGCTGGACTTTTCGATTTTGTTAATAATTAGATTCTGTTAAATTTGTTTGCTGAGTTAATTCTGTTCATGATTTTTTATTTGTTCTAATCATTGTATTCTTCCATTCACTATCTTAGTACAGTTCTTCTAATATGAATAAATTTGTATGTTAGAgaataagatattttttgaatCAAAGTTGGTATTCTGGTATTGGATTGATATCAATCTATATTCGACTTctattctttgttcattgttattTATAAGATATCATTTTCTGCCTTGAATTAAAAGTAGGAAATTTTAACTTCGTATAACAGGTGAAGTTTCCTTTTATCTATATTTGGTTCCTTTTATCTATATTTGGTGCACTGCTGTTCATTCCTCTCGTTAAGTAATGTATGTATTTGCTTATTCTCCCTTAAATATGACTAATGATGATACATGTAGTTTTTCTCAGCATCAAATGCTGACTTTTGTCACCTTTTTCCAAGGTGGTTGGTTAAGCatgaataatttattatgtgaaattgtgaaatttgtgaatttttaatattaaattatagataatttattatatgaaattgtgagattttgaattttgttaagttagaaattattgaatttatatattcaaaattatatatagattttttaataattttatttaatatttaattaaaccgattgAACTTCGGTCGAACCAGTAAACCATTGAATTAGTTATCTTACCGGTTTATTGACTGGTCcgattctcacaaccttgccTGAAACTTAAAATCTTGGAGTCTCTCGATCACTCGGAAACCTGCGCCATTGATGGACTGAGCCAGTTAGCTACATCTGCGGAggtttctctttctcctcttatCTCATCTCTCATATTTGTTTCTTCGATAAGTCTTTTGCCTATGAGTGGTTTTGGATTCTAGGGTTCTGAAAGACAATTTGTTCTTTTgaacttttcttttttcatttgttTCTTCATTGTGCAGATTGTGGAATGGAGAATACGCTGAAACCAGGCGATGTTATACAGTGCAGAGAGTGCGGTTACCGTATCCTTTACAAGAAGCGCACTCGTCGCAGTAAGCCCTCTCTTTTACAATTTGAATTTCATAATCCttgttttttaattttccttgcttgttTTCTCATAATTTTAGTTTATGTAATGTGTTGTTCATGGATGCCTAATTTTTTAATGCGTGAAAACGTGCACTTTGTTTGGATGGTTTATTTTGAATAATGGAGGTAATCGTAACCCTAATTTTGGGCGGGTAAAATTGGGAACACCTTACCCGAATGAAACTCATTCGGAAATATATCCATACAGTTTTaaactctcttaggttttaaaaTGTAGTTGCATATTTAGGCTCCAAACTAGTCAATAGAATTGACCTTTGATTTTTGACATAGGGTTTGAGTCTCTGCCTCCTTAGAAGTTAGTACAATAACAAGTTCTCGTATTTATAAGTAGTAGCATGGcttatttttgtgtttatttgGAGATTCAAGTTTTCATCCGAGCATTCAGTaatcttgcttgattcctaacaACTATACACTGTTCGAATTTGAtgctttttttaaagaaaattatggAGGAGGATCTAGGAGTTTAATTAACCCAATCATGTTAACAATTATTTGTTCCTCTTCATCATTTTGGGTAGTTGCTCATCTGATAAGGTGGAAGCATTGAACCCTAAACAACTTAACCGTTGCTCCAAGGCTCCTTTTTTAAATATAACCCAATAAGAACAACAAAACCCAATATGAAATGAAATATaaatcaatcaaaaacatcatATGTTAGTATTGAATGCTGACCATTTTCGCTGTGCCTAGGTAacggaaaaatgaaaaattattaatGACTAGGATTCTTCTGAGAATGACATGCTTGCATTTGATGCACTACTTTAAGACATACATGCAGTTTATTTACACTGTTCATTTACATCTttctttctttggtttttatgcaGTTGTCCAGTATGAGGCACATTGACGAAAACTGCTGTGGCGTTGGCAAGTATTTTCCAATGCAACCGTTATAGAGTTGTAATGAAATTGTGATGTGAATGTGCTGTTCTGTTTTACCGAAGTCTTGTGAAATATAACCATCAATGATCCTTCGAGTTTTGAACTATTAAAATAATTCTTACTTTTTAAAGCAAATGGATCACCTACTACtatatggcatgataagaaaaaaatacaaaaaaaaaaataggataacAAATCAACATAACCCAAATTTATAAAGACTAAACATATATGTAAACTATGTTTCCTCTTTACTCTATCATTGTTGCCccctctcttctattttcttttggtcggccttttttaattttttgagctACTTGACAATCACAAGTTAAAGAAAAAAGGCATATTGTATTATTGAGGACAAATTAAGATAtacaatggaaaaagaaaaaagaaattcaaGCCGCTACAAGCTGTCTCATGGTAATAGGAGATGCATATCTTGAAGGTCCATCAAAAAGTCTATCGACAAAGATGCGAGTAGCAGCTTCGGTAGGATGGACAGGATCCCAGAAAAGATAGTCTTGTCTGTTGGAACAAACAATGGAAATTGGAAGACATGGAAGCTCAGCATTCAGCTTACCAATTCCACAACAAGCAGTttttatttctgtaaatcctgaAAATGGCACATATAAACTCTTAAAAATGAGATATAGGGATCAaacataaacattttttttttaatttttggaacattatttttctttaatgggACCAGaatcaaaattcacaaattcaTAAAGGACAACAAACTTGTAGAGTTTTACATTTTTTTCCCACCAAAATTTGTTCAAAATTGCTTCAGTATTTTTTTCAATGAGTTACAAATTGAAGCGTCTTTTAAGAAGAGAGCttaagattatatatataatatttatttatatttagcgTAAATTTTGTTTACTTATACacagttaaataattttttatgcacGATAAATTTTATCTATCGAGCAGTTAAATACTCATTAAATCCACGGAAATAATTAAGAGTCGATAAGTACCAACGGTAGTTACTGTTGTTTTGTATTGTTTAGTTCTCTTATTTGTTactaacttgtttattttttttaaaaggaaaagaCTGAAATATATAAGACAAGTTTTGTAGGTATTTTCCTAGTGTCCTAACTCCCAATATATATGCTAATTATACTAAAAAAGATGTATATGCAATATGAgttttttatttatcattatgATTTAATTATAAGTATATATGCATGCGATAACAATACCATAAGAAATTGGGGTCTGAATGAGATCTTCGATAGCGGCATAAGTATCGAAGTAGGAGTATCTTATGTCCTTTTTCTCCAATTGCCAATTCTTCAACAAGGTTTTAAGATCTTCATTATATTTAAGTGCCCAATAATTGGCTTCCGAGAAGCATTCTGTTTTGTTCTTAAGCCTGTTTGAAGGGCAGCATCCAATTGCACCAATTCCCGCAATTTCAAATTTCCTTGCACCTTGCTCGTATAATCTCTGCCAAATAAATAccaaatcaaaaataataaatgcaTACAAGATAAGAGTTGAtcccaataaaatttaaaaatgatatattttattCTTTGTTGTTTGTTTACTATGTTTAAGTGATCATTTGGCGGTTAAATGTTGGTAAACTATATCTTATCATGCCAATATTTTAATTTGCATTGCCATGTCTAAATTAGATAACGTCTAATTTTTTTAATCGAAACCAATTTATTTATAAAGACCAGAACAAAAACTTATTtaactgtattttttttttttataatcctCTGATCATAATTATTAAGCATGGTTTAGTACATTTTCACTCAAAAACAGTTTTAAGCATCCAATTGCATACaattatttataaattcaaatagaattttttttttttttttacctgtaGTTGCAGTTTTAGGGAGGAAGTCATGGAATCAACGTATTGTTGAGGGGTGCTTTTATTTTGAAGATCCTTTGAGTTGAAGTAACCAAAGAGATCGTTGCTTCCAATCACAACAACGAAGATGGATTTGGAGAGATGACACTGAAGTGCAGATCCTCCTATTTGTTGGGTCAATTGCCCTTGCACTTTGATGTAGTAGTCCACTTGATTCGGCAAAGGTATGTTTTGCCtctgcaaataataataataataataataataataataataataataataataggaaatTAACTTTTAGTTAGTCAATAATATTGGTCATTTTTTAATtccaaatattttaaagaatttaatatttataatttagagtagaataaaaaatttatgatttaaaatttagaattaagataaataaaataattttaaaaatattagattcatagtattattttaataataataataataatcaagtgGGGATTGCTTATTTTAGGACAGCATCATAAGGAAGATCAATATcgcttttttatatttgttttttaaccaacatttaatcaattttattatgAGAGATTCTATAATTTTTCATTTACAAAATTCTAACtccatattatttaaaaaataagtttgtTATTATCTATTAAGATCAGACGGTTTGCTTTCGGCTTACTTATATACTTTTATTTAGCATTGAATGCAATAAATATTAACATGCGGGGATAGCTCAGTTGGGAGAGCGTCAGACTGAAGATCTGAAGGTCGCGTGTTCGATCCACGCTCACCGCAAGTCTATTTTAATTCTGTATACGCGTATTTGGTCATTTTTGTTCCTCAAATCTCAATCTTTAATTAATCCATGTTTCTCTCATCGACCCCACTTCCATAAAATCCACCTCTTTCCATGTCCCACTTTTTGTCCCAGTTTGTGGAAAAATAAATTGGATTGTATGAAGGTCTCTTTCAGTTCCTTTAACTACCAAACAGAGATTACAAAAACTGATATTAATGATATTTGGATCCTCAATCTAGACTATCCAACTCCTAATGCAGTAATCCTAGCTAGGCCCCATTATTTTCAACATATAATAATGTATGAACAGGGTAAAAcaaagggagaaaaaaaaaagcaattgaAAAAAGGAATAATAAGAAAGATTGAATAATGAACTTACAGAAATTTCATCTGTTTTATCACTAAATATTCCAGCACCTCCAGAGGCAAAACTAACACCACCCAAAAAGGACACATTCTTGTTGTTGCGGGACTTGGAAACTAGGGAGAGGTAAGGTGGTGAAGTTGGGATCCCCAATTTCTCAGCTTCATTCAACCCATTTCATCATTCATTTAATTTGAACCAAATATTAGCCACAAAAATATGTATATAGTTCATGCTATGATAACTAACATAACTTTTGgagttaaattaattaaaaattttatagggATTAAAATCAAAATCCATTATATTTACAAAAActacaaatttattttaaattaatagaaagatagtactaaaaagttaaaaaatatattgcAAAATGGttattagataaaattgttggttaagagaataaaattgtatatatttttaatgcATTGAATGtacatatgaattttttttcaaaaaaaaaactatattttctatccattCACTctgcttattttatttatattttacagTTCACACATCAACTATTTTGAATTTAGTGTATGAAACTGACTCCCATGTTATGCCGTTTATATGTTTTTTGGGAGTCATCCTATCATCAATTATGAGTTACTTACTTTCATAGATGGAAAAAATATTGAGGAAATGCCAAAATAGGGAATAATTCAGACAGAAAAATCTCTCTGTGTGTTATCTTTAAAAGTATttgaaatatatttattttaacaaaaaaataatatcaaataacTATTACAAATTAATAGAGACCATTAAAATAATgattaaattagaaaaaacaaattaatattatatgtataaattctaaaataatatgtatTTTTGGACAAAAGTacaattttaactttaaaaaatagttatttgtaAGCTGAGACTGAGAGAATATAATATTTGAGAGAGCTACGAGTTTAATGATTTGTAATATTTATAACTTGATGATATAATATGATTATCTTTTCCAAAGTTATTATAAGAATGAACTACTGATTTGTAAtatttgaaaaacaaatattatcatctttttttttttatttgtaatgaaCTAATGAATATTTTAAATGACTTACCAATAAAATCTGCAGCATTCTTGCCATTACTAAACCTCCCATTTGGTTTTTTTGTAGGATAATCAATACCATAGTGAGGAAGAGCAGCTCTTTCAATAGAAAGAGCCAAGTAATTGTTGTTGCCAACATCAACAAGAGAGTCTCCAAACACATAAACAATTGGAGTCTTATTTTGAGCCTCTAAGAATCCCAACAAGTTTATGAAGATGAAGAAAGAGGGGAAGAGGGAAAAGCTCCAAAGCATAATAACACTTTTCCCCATTTTGGGATGTACCCTACTCACTAGATTATTATTGGAATTGAGTTAGGTTTTTGTATTAATTTATGGTATGTGAAGGCTCAGAATGGTTGGCAAGAAtttaaaggagaaaaaaaaaggtgGGTATGTGAATGTGATGATATATGTGTAATAAATATGTGTGAACAGAATTCTGATTAAATTAAAAGCTAGTGATATGAATCACTAAGAGATAGTGGAGCAAAAAAAGAGTACTGTCCATATACTCAACCaacactgattttatggtggtgtttttttttcatctatatatttcaaaaaaaatttagtacCCGTCAACTCCCtaaaaccatatatatatatatatatatatatatatatatatatataaacctaaAATAGTCCTAATAATTACttcgaaagacaacgaggcccttgacaaaaaaaaaatccaatccaatccctgacaattatttcgaaaggacaacgaggtccctgtgccaaaaaaagtcaatgttttttttttttacacaggGACTAATCAATCCTAAAAAAAATCAGGAttaggtgtatttttttttttaacctcgttgtcctttcgaggtaattgtgaAGGATCGAGTGGGgtattcactcatatatatatatatatatatatatatatgattcaatTCAACAAGCTAATAAAAATACGACtcattcttaaatattttttactatataaaaaatattatatctttttgttaattaaataaattttaagttttcatgcattataatttattttaatggcttatattcaaa
This window contains:
- the LOC112720263 gene encoding GDSL esterase/lipase At5g55050, with the translated sequence MGKSVIMLWSFSLFPSFFIFINLLGFLEAQNKTPIVYVFGDSLVDVGNNNYLALSIERAALPHYGIDYPTKKPNGRFSNGKNAADFIAEKLGIPTSPPYLSLVSKSRNNKNVSFLGGVSFASGGAGIFSDKTDEISRQNIPLPNQVDYYIKVQGQLTQQIGGSALQCHLSKSIFVVVIGSNDLFGYFNSKDLQNKSTPQQYVDSMTSSLKLQLQRLYEQGARKFEIAGIGAIGCCPSNRLKNKTECFSEANYWALKYNEDLKTLLKNWQLEKKDIRYSYFDTYAAIEDLIQTPISYGFTEIKTACCGIGKLNAELPCLPISIVCSNRQDYLFWDPVHPTEAATRIFVDRLFDGPSRYASPITMRQLVAA